Proteins encoded by one window of Leptospira stimsonii:
- a CDS encoding NAD(+)/NADH kinase, which translates to MPLEKLQSVKRVLILGKRTKFELDLEEWGSLEILQRIYKIQNDSFARIHESHLRQVSNRETLKKLFPDSTFIFRKSMEEFPPSSFDLVIALGGDNHFTYVAHHAVDTLVLGCNSDPPTSVGALLSFHVEDIKEALETGWKNAMIEEWPLIEVKIHYPDGRKVSTLQGISEISIRNNSPDLTSRFFICHGDEMEEQKCSGLLVYTGAGSTGWVMSCENKDTSFDKQSPFFKVYCRELRKKEHTRYTLDHFTVSDSFSLISEMKGGISIDSLAETIYDFPPGAKADFKLSEKKLHVVVRKL; encoded by the coding sequence ATGCCTTTGGAGAAATTACAGTCCGTCAAACGAGTTCTCATTTTAGGGAAACGTACCAAGTTCGAATTGGATTTGGAAGAATGGGGTTCTCTCGAAATTCTCCAAAGAATCTATAAGATCCAAAACGACTCCTTTGCGAGAATCCACGAATCGCATCTCAGACAGGTCTCAAATCGGGAAACGCTCAAAAAACTCTTCCCCGATAGCACCTTTATCTTTCGTAAATCCATGGAGGAATTTCCGCCTTCTTCCTTCGACCTCGTGATCGCGCTCGGCGGGGACAATCATTTTACTTACGTCGCGCACCACGCAGTGGACACTCTCGTCCTCGGGTGTAATTCCGATCCTCCCACGTCGGTCGGCGCCCTCCTCTCATTTCACGTGGAAGACATCAAAGAAGCGTTGGAAACCGGTTGGAAAAACGCGATGATCGAAGAATGGCCTTTGATCGAAGTGAAGATCCATTATCCGGACGGAAGAAAGGTCAGCACTCTACAAGGAATCAGCGAGATTTCGATTCGAAACAATAGTCCCGATCTTACGAGCCGTTTTTTTATCTGCCACGGCGATGAAATGGAAGAACAAAAATGCTCCGGACTCCTGGTCTACACGGGCGCCGGTTCCACGGGTTGGGTTATGTCCTGTGAAAACAAGGATACAAGTTTTGACAAACAATCTCCGTTTTTCAAAGTCTATTGTAGAGAGCTTCGGAAAAAAGAACATACTCGATATACTCTGGACCATTTTACGGTCTCGGATAGTTTTAGTTTAATTTCCGAAATGAAAGGTGGAATTTCGATCGACTCGCTTGCGGAAACGATTTACGATTTTCCACCCGGCGCAAAAGCTGATTTTAAACTCTCTGAAAAAAAATTACATGTAGTGGTTCGTAAGTTATGA